TTGTAACGTTACTTCAAAACATCGACTTATTTTCTGTTAAAAACAAATAcctttacttatttataaataagtttactgttttcaatttttgaccttatattaaattttatatttaatattcatttacattgatttctattatttactCCTTTAGccctataatattttagtttttggagtcttttgtcacatttaattacgaatatttttataatcacacCTATTACTGTTTTCTTGCatataattgtgatatttatttttatcatacatttCTATAGGATAGTATATTGTTTaatcatacaatatttataatagatatttaaataaaagtatttaaataatatttaaatttaaatttatcatatctattatgttaaattagtATATGTTtgaattagtataatattttactatctTTACTATCTCTTTACTATCTAACTCTATACTGATTATTAATCTcctgatttatattattgttttaagcTTTCTAATTCTacctttgatatttttagctGAAGCTGTTACTCGTTATTCTGGAATTTTCATAAACAAGACTTATTCTACAAAAAGTGATAATgcttcaaaaaatattgtattcgTCGACGGAGTACGGACTCCATTTTTGCAGTCTGGAACTTCCTACAAGAATCTTCTGGCATATGATCTTGCAAGACATTCACTGGTGTAAGctaaaatcaatataacaatgtattaataaattataagaaatattgtcTTCAAGAGgcaatttatatctattttcttttattgataatatttattccgactataagaataataaaaattattattcactaCTTTAGGAGCTTACAACAGAAGATTGGATTCCCTAAGGAAATAGTTGATTATATCGTATATAGTACAGTAATGCAAGAAGTGCGAACTTCCAATATTGGAAGAGAAGCTGCTCTGGCTGCAGGATATAGTGACCATACTCCTGCGCATACAGTAACGATGGCGTGCATTAGTAGTAACCAGGCTATCACTAGTGCTATGGGTTTAATTGCTTGTGGTGTTTATGATGCAGTTGTGACAGGTGGAGTCGAATTCATGTCGGATATTCCGATCCGGCACAGTCGACGCATGAGATCTTTGATGCTGCAAGCCAACAAGGCGAAAACTTTAGGAAACAAATTAACTCTTTTGGCCAGTATCAGACCAGCCTTTTTCATACCAGATGTAAGTCgagttgatttttaaattcaagagAATAACGCGAGATATAAATGTTCCATAATGAGAgtaatacttattataaagCTAATGGAACTTTTCTCGTTttatgaatgttttttttactacaAGAATTTGTTTCTATATAGCTACCAGCTGTGGCAGAGTTTTCTACTGGTGAAACTATGGGACACAGTGGAGATCGTTTAGCTGCGGCATTTGGCGTGTCACGCAAAGAACAGGACGATTACGCATTACGCTCTCATACTTTAGCCGCGCGAGCTCAACAGCAAGGACTTTTGTCGGACGTGGCGCCTTATCAGggtatattaacaattttgtcacattttagtctttcaatattttatatatatatatatatatatatatatatatatatatatatatatatttatttatttatctgatatttataatttttctgcagTACCGAACGTTACCAAAGTTGTCGACAAAGACAATGGTATTCGCGTGTCTACAGAAGAACAATTGGCAAAACTAAAACCTGCGTTCGTTAAACCTTACGGAACTGTCACTGCAGCTAATGCATCTTTCTTGACCGATGGTGCATCCGCAGCGTTAATAATGAGTGAGGAGAAGGCTCTCCAACTTGGTTTGAAACCCAAAGCATATCTGCGAAACTTCATTTATGTATCCCAAGATCCGGTTGATCAGTTGCTCCTGGGACCGTCATATGCAATACCGAAGGTACAATtacaattgttat
This sequence is a window from Anoplolepis gracilipes chromosome 10, ASM4749672v1, whole genome shotgun sequence. Protein-coding genes within it:
- the Mtpbeta gene encoding trifunctional enzyme subunit beta, mitochondrial — encoded protein: MLSLVKNYVLAKQGINYAEAVTRYSGIFINKTYSTKSDNASKNIVFVDGVRTPFLQSGTSYKNLLAYDLARHSLVSLQQKIGFPKEIVDYIVYSTVMQEVRTSNIGREAALAAGYSDHTPAHTVTMACISSNQAITSAMGLIACGVYDAVVTGGVEFMSDIPIRHSRRMRSLMLQANKAKTLGNKLTLLASIRPAFFIPDLPAVAEFSTGETMGHSGDRLAAAFGVSRKEQDDYALRSHTLAARAQQQGLLSDVAPYQVPNVTKVVDKDNGIRVSTEEQLAKLKPAFVKPYGTVTAANASFLTDGASAALIMSEEKALQLGLKPKAYLRNFIYVSQDPVDQLLLGPSYAIPKVLDKAKLSLKDIGVWEIHEAFAGQICANLKALDSDLFAQKYLNRSSKVGIPDLSKWNAWGGSLSIGHPFAATGVRLATHTANRLIKEDQQFGLIAACAAGGQGVGMIMERYPGATV